The nucleotide sequence TTAATGCGATAAATAAACCAATTACAGCAGCAGTATCTTCAATGATCACCGCAAAATTCGCAGGATCTTTACTTTTAATAATATTTTGTAACAATTTTCCCTTGGGATTAGATTTTTTAAAGGTTTTGACTGCAATTATCAATGATGCACCCTCAAATACTATAGCGGCAGCAAGTACCCAATAATTCCAAGTTGGATCCTCAATTACGCTAGGATCTTCAAGTGCATGAATTCCCTCATAGATAGCAAAACCACCTCCAAGCGAAAATATTAAGATGCTCACCACAAAACTCCAGAAATAAATCTCTTTACCATAACCAAATGGGTGTTCGTGATCTGCTGGCTTTTTAGATTTTTTAAGGCCTAATAATAGCAAAAGACCATTACCAGTATCAATTAATGAGTGAATTCCTTCAGCAAGCATAGCAGAACTCCCAGTAAAGAAAGATGCCACAAATTTGCTTATTGCTATTAGCGTGTTGGCAGCAATTGCGCCATATATTGCTAGTTTAGATCCTCCAGCCATATTATTTTTATTGATTATTAGAACGAAATTACAATAATCTACCAGAGTAGATTCTACTCTATACGAACTTTAAATATTATTTGACATTTAAAAAATTCTAGTAAGCTAGAAATGAGTTATTTTAATTATATTATGGAGGGGAGAGGCATGCAACAAGATAATATTTAATATGTTATACCTAAAACCTGTAAGGATGGTGTATAGATCGTTGAAATTGAGGTGTACTTCAAATTAAAATCAATATTATATTTTTAAAAGCTATGAAGAATCAAGCATATCTAAATATTGCGCGTAAGGCATTCGTTTTATCTTTAAATCTGGTATTGTTACTAGTAGTAGTATCTTGTGGAAGTTCTTTCCAGACTAAAGAATCTAAAGAAGCAGAGCTTAAGAAAATTTCAAGAATTATGGAGGGAGGTACTTTTAGTATAGAAAATGAATGGGCGTATCCTTTTAGTGGCAGTAGAATTGATCTTATAGGCAATCCAAACTTTTTCAAAATAGATGGAGACAGCGCAGATGTAAACCTTCCGTATTTTGGAGTTAGACAATTTGGAGGTTTTGGAGACCGCGGCGGAATTATTTTTAATGAACCTATTACAGAAGTAAGTATAGAACAAGGAAAGAATGCCAAAAGTATGGTAATGAAATTCAATGCGAAACAAGGCACTGAAAATCTTCAGTTTTATGTAACTATATTTCCCAATAATAGAACTGATATTTCTGTGAATAGCTCTCAACGAGACATAATTTCATATCAGGGACATATAAGATCTACCCAAAAAGATGAATAATTTATAGAAGGTTGGATTTATTTAGATGTAGGTAATAGAATAAGACAATCACAATATTTTAAATATATAAGATGAAAGATGCTTTTAACACCAATTTTAAATATTCTATTTTACATAATATAAATTATAGTACAAATATGTTTGTGTCTTAAAAACGGCGTATAGCTCTGCTATTTGATATAATATCAGATATCGGCCGTCAGGACTATATCGATAGATATTATGTCAAAGCCATTTTACTGGAATGTTCTTGAATATTTGATAGCTATAATTAAATACTATGTAAAATATCCCAGTATATCAATTACTTAAATTGAATATTCCATACTTGGGTCAAGTAACTTTTAAATAAGAGATTCTCAGCGATTGGCATTGGAACACTTTGTGCTATAATTTCCGTATTTGATTTCTACTTTTCTAGATCGAACCATATTTATTAATTATAGCCATTTGACCTGCATGATACGTTGTGTGTGAAATGATACGTCCGAAGGCTTCTGCTTTATTCTTTTTTCCAAACTCTTTGGTTTCAACTATGGATTCCCAATCTTCATCATTTTGCTTTTCAATAACTTTTTTTAAAGTTTCATATGAGTTGTGAACATAGTTTTTTAATTCTTCAAGATCAGTCCATTCACCTGTATCTTTCTGTGCAATAATT is from Gillisia sp. Hel1_33_143 and encodes:
- a CDS encoding cation diffusion facilitator family transporter — encoded protein: MAGGSKLAIYGAIAANTLIAISKFVASFFTGSSAMLAEGIHSLIDTGNGLLLLLGLKKSKKPADHEHPFGYGKEIYFWSFVVSILIFSLGGGFAIYEGIHALEDPSVIEDPTWNYWVLAAAIVFEGASLIIAVKTFKKSNPKGKLLQNIIKSKDPANFAVIIEDTAAVIGLFIALIGIFLSQQLNNPYLDGISSLLIGVLLLGVATFLAKETKGLLLGESARPEVIEGIESILSNNKNIKKWNFPKTMHLGADNILVVIEVDIKEDIDLLTAEKSIQTMRQQIKGKYPKINQVFIQTTNKLNLEQAIGRTAGEL
- a CDS encoding DUF4251 domain-containing protein, which translates into the protein MKNQAYLNIARKAFVLSLNLVLLLVVVSCGSSFQTKESKEAELKKISRIMEGGTFSIENEWAYPFSGSRIDLIGNPNFFKIDGDSADVNLPYFGVRQFGGFGDRGGIIFNEPITEVSIEQGKNAKSMVMKFNAKQGTENLQFYVTIFPNNRTDISVNSSQRDIISYQGHIRSTQKDE
- a CDS encoding DinB family protein, encoding MKTKSGLFIELWQEARTRFSSQIEHILESDLKKRLPPCNNSLGFLIRHIGEVELLFSKNVFGEKEVRVTAKTIIAQKDTGEWTDLEELKNYVHNSYETLKKVIEKQNDEDWESIVETKEFGKKNKAEAFGRIISHTTYHAGQMAIINKYGSI